Proteins from one Arthrobacter sp. Soc17.1.1.1 genomic window:
- the prcB gene encoding proteasome subunit beta, giving the protein MLPDDAAAAVPRAASTSFADYLDVHHPGLLPSNRTLGPVTPSTDAGHLAPHATTIVSLTFPGGVLMAGDRRATMGNVIASRHIEKVFPADRSSVLGIAGSAGIGLDLTRLFQVELEHYEKIEATMMSLDGKANRLAAMVRQNLPMAMQGLAVVPLFAGFDAERHVGRLFSFDVTGGRYEEQEHHSVGSGSVFARGSLKKLWNPRLDEASAVRVAVEALYDAADDDSATGGPDAVRSLWPVVYVVDAAGARRIPERELEAVAHAIIDARSAAGREA; this is encoded by the coding sequence GGGCCGCCTCGACCTCCTTCGCCGACTATCTCGACGTGCACCACCCCGGACTGCTGCCGTCCAACCGCACGCTCGGACCCGTGACACCCTCCACCGACGCCGGCCACCTGGCCCCCCACGCCACGACGATCGTCTCCCTGACCTTCCCCGGCGGCGTCCTGATGGCGGGGGACCGGCGCGCCACCATGGGCAACGTCATCGCGAGCCGCCACATCGAGAAGGTCTTCCCCGCCGACCGCTCCTCGGTGCTCGGCATCGCGGGGAGCGCCGGCATCGGGCTGGACCTGACCCGGCTGTTCCAGGTGGAGCTCGAGCACTACGAGAAGATCGAGGCCACGATGATGAGCCTCGACGGCAAGGCCAACCGCCTCGCGGCGATGGTCCGGCAGAACCTCCCCATGGCGATGCAGGGCCTCGCCGTCGTGCCGCTCTTCGCCGGGTTCGACGCCGAGCGCCACGTCGGTCGACTGTTCTCCTTCGACGTGACCGGCGGGCGGTACGAGGAGCAGGAGCACCACTCGGTGGGCTCGGGCTCCGTGTTCGCCCGCGGGTCGCTGAAGAAGCTGTGGAACCCGCGCCTGGACGAGGCGTCCGCGGTGCGCGTGGCCGTGGAGGCCCTCTACGATGCGGCCGACGACGACTCCGCGACGGGCGGCCCCGACGCCGTGCGTTCGCTGTGGCCCGTGGTCTACGTGGTGGACGCGGCCGGTGCGCGGCGCATCCCCGAGCGTGAGCTCGAGGCCGTGGCACACGCCATCATCGATGCCCGCTCCGCTGCGGGCCGGGAGGCATAG
- the prcA gene encoding proteasome subunit alpha: MTQQFYVSPEQLMKDRADFARKGIGRGRSVVVMSCRDGIALVAENPSPSLHKLGEIYDRIAFAAVGKYNEFESLRQAGVRYADVRGYSYAREDVTARGLASVYAQSLGAVFTAESKPFEVELVVAEVGRSQDADHLYRLTFDGSIADESGFVVMGGAADVVVDALRGTWSADLNLPEGVRAAARALRNGGTAGTTAEGDRPGPALDPSVLEVAFLERDPDILRGSRRAFRRIGGPELENLLQHGQDT; encoded by the coding sequence ATGACGCAACAGTTCTACGTCTCGCCGGAACAGCTCATGAAGGACCGCGCGGATTTCGCGCGGAAAGGCATCGGCCGCGGCCGGTCGGTCGTGGTCATGAGCTGCCGGGACGGGATCGCCCTCGTGGCGGAGAACCCCTCGCCCTCACTGCACAAGCTGGGGGAGATCTACGACCGCATCGCGTTCGCGGCCGTGGGGAAGTACAACGAGTTCGAGAGCCTCCGGCAGGCAGGTGTGCGCTACGCGGACGTCCGCGGCTACTCGTACGCACGGGAGGACGTGACGGCCCGCGGTCTCGCGAGCGTGTACGCGCAGAGCCTCGGCGCCGTGTTCACCGCGGAGAGCAAGCCCTTCGAGGTGGAACTCGTGGTGGCCGAGGTGGGCCGCAGCCAGGACGCCGACCACCTGTACCGGCTCACCTTCGACGGCTCGATCGCGGACGAATCCGGGTTCGTGGTCATGGGCGGCGCGGCCGACGTCGTCGTCGACGCCCTGCGGGGCACCTGGTCCGCGGATCTGAACCTCCCCGAGGGCGTCCGGGCCGCCGCGCGCGCCCTGCGGAACGGCGGGACCGCTGGCACGACCGCGGAGGGTGACCGACCCGGGCCCGCCCTCGATCCGTCGGTCCTCGAAGTCGCCTTCCTCGAACGCGATCCCGACATCCTGCGCGGCAGCCGCCGCGCCTTCCGCCGCATCGGCGGCCCCGAGCTCGAGAACCTCCTGCAGCACGGACAGGACACCTGA
- the pafA gene encoding Pup--protein ligase, which produces MDRRIFGVETEFGISYSGPNSRPLSPEEVARYLFRKVVSWGRSSNVFLTNGSRLYLDVGSHPEYATAECDDLAQLVAHDRAGELILEDLVSEAQRKLAQEGYDGKIYLFKNNTDSAGNSYGSHENYLIPRKLEFARLADILIPFLVTRQLLVGAGKVLKTQTGSVYAFSQRADHLWEGISSATTRSRPIINTRDEPHADAEHYRRLHVIAGDSNMSETTMLLKIGSVDLLLRMVEAGEVMRDFRLENPIRSIREISHDLTGRQVLKLANGRHMTALEMQREYLARVTAFVGRHGAHNDHVPAILDLWERVLDAVETGDTSGIDTEVDWAIKKKLIDRYLARSGGDLDSARAAQLDLTYHDISRSRGLFFLLQARGEAARVVDDTAVKEAVDVPPQTTRARLRGEFVRRAKEANRDYTVDWVHLKLNDRAQQTILCKDPFTSVDERVEALLQQL; this is translated from the coding sequence ATGGACCGGCGCATCTTCGGAGTCGAGACCGAATTCGGCATCTCCTACTCGGGCCCGAACTCGCGCCCGCTCTCGCCCGAGGAGGTAGCCCGCTACCTGTTCCGCAAGGTGGTCAGCTGGGGGCGGTCCTCCAACGTGTTCCTGACGAACGGCTCGCGCCTGTACCTCGACGTCGGCTCCCACCCCGAGTACGCCACCGCGGAGTGCGACGACCTCGCCCAGCTCGTTGCCCACGACCGCGCGGGTGAGCTGATCCTCGAGGACCTCGTGTCCGAGGCGCAGCGCAAGCTGGCCCAGGAGGGCTACGACGGCAAGATCTACCTCTTCAAGAACAACACCGACTCCGCCGGCAACTCCTACGGCAGCCACGAGAACTACCTCATCCCGCGCAAGCTCGAGTTCGCCCGGCTCGCCGACATCCTCATCCCGTTCCTCGTGACACGGCAGCTCCTCGTCGGGGCCGGCAAGGTCCTGAAGACGCAGACCGGCTCCGTCTACGCCTTCTCGCAGCGCGCCGACCACCTGTGGGAGGGCATCTCGTCGGCCACCACGCGGTCCCGGCCCATCATCAACACACGCGACGAGCCGCACGCCGACGCCGAGCACTACCGCCGGCTGCACGTGATCGCCGGCGACTCCAACATGTCCGAGACCACGATGCTGCTGAAGATCGGGTCGGTGGACCTGCTGCTGCGCATGGTCGAGGCCGGCGAGGTGATGCGCGACTTCCGGCTGGAGAACCCGATCCGCAGCATCCGCGAGATCTCGCACGACCTCACGGGCCGACAGGTGCTGAAGCTCGCGAACGGCCGGCACATGACGGCGCTCGAGATGCAGCGCGAGTACCTGGCCCGCGTGACGGCGTTCGTCGGCCGGCACGGCGCGCACAACGACCACGTGCCCGCGATCCTCGACCTGTGGGAGCGGGTGCTCGACGCCGTCGAGACCGGCGACACCTCCGGCATCGACACGGAGGTGGACTGGGCCATCAAGAAGAAGCTGATCGACCGCTACCTCGCGCGCTCCGGCGGCGACCTCGATTCCGCCCGGGCGGCGCAGCTCGACCTGACGTACCACGACATCTCCCGTTCGCGCGGGCTTTTCTTCCTGCTGCAGGCCCGCGGGGAGGCGGCGCGCGTCGTCGACGACACCGCGGTGAAGGAGGCCGTGGACGTGCCTCCGCAGACCACGCGCGCACGGCTGCGCGGGGAATTCGTCCGCCGGGCCAAGGAGGCGAACCGCGACTACACGGTCGACTGGGTGCACCTCAAGCTCAACGACCGCGCCCAGCAGACCATCCTCTGCAAGGACCCCTTCACCTCCGTCGACGAACGCGTCGAGGCCCTGCTCCAGCAGCTCTGA
- a CDS encoding FKBP-type peptidyl-prolyl cis-trans isomerase has protein sequence MRKVLTILLPLLLLLLTACGGPTTDSFEGNGSGKSAGAAEIFDSVEVSGGSDEEAPTVEFDEPLDTSAAAAKTVAEGDGDEIQEGEQIRVQLVALNAEDGSVLGETYSQGEPQVLPLDDTFKGEFPELFEVLIGTKVGSQVAFAAPAPEQAEGAPESPKQILVLKVISAEQPPPEPEVMSPEDVKKLDDEGQLPTFTFGENGAPEVTIPENDPSDDLVVKVLEEGDGEVIAESDTITANYTGWTYADGEKFDSSFDRGEAASFPLNGVITGWTKGLTGQKVGSKVLLVIPEPWAYPNAGQGQPSGTLVFYVEIVGKEAAQ, from the coding sequence GTGCGAAAAGTACTGACAATCCTTCTTCCGCTGCTGTTGCTGCTGCTGACGGCGTGCGGCGGCCCGACGACGGACTCCTTCGAGGGGAACGGGTCGGGGAAGTCCGCGGGAGCCGCCGAGATCTTCGACAGTGTCGAGGTCAGCGGGGGCTCCGACGAGGAGGCGCCCACCGTGGAGTTCGACGAGCCGCTGGACACCAGCGCCGCGGCGGCCAAGACGGTCGCCGAGGGCGACGGCGACGAGATCCAGGAGGGCGAGCAGATCCGCGTGCAGCTCGTGGCCCTCAACGCCGAGGACGGCTCGGTGCTCGGTGAGACCTACAGCCAGGGCGAGCCGCAGGTCCTGCCCCTGGACGACACCTTCAAGGGTGAGTTCCCCGAACTGTTCGAGGTCCTCATCGGCACGAAGGTCGGCTCGCAGGTCGCCTTCGCGGCGCCCGCCCCCGAGCAGGCCGAGGGAGCGCCCGAGAGCCCCAAGCAGATCCTCGTCCTGAAGGTCATCTCCGCCGAGCAGCCCCCGCCGGAGCCCGAGGTCATGTCCCCGGAGGACGTCAAGAAGCTCGACGACGAGGGGCAGCTGCCCACCTTCACGTTCGGTGAGAACGGCGCCCCCGAGGTCACCATCCCCGAGAACGACCCCTCCGACGACCTCGTCGTGAAGGTGCTCGAGGAGGGCGACGGCGAGGTCATCGCCGAGAGCGACACCATCACCGCGAACTACACCGGCTGGACCTACGCCGACGGCGAGAAGTTCGACTCGAGCTTCGACCGCGGCGAGGCCGCCAGCTTCCCCCTGAACGGCGTCATCACCGGCTGGACCAAGGGCCTCACGGGCCAGAAGGTCGGCTCCAAGGTACTGCTGGTCATCCCCGAGCCGTGGGCCTACCCCAACGCCGGGCAGGGCCAGCCCTCGGGCACGCTCGTGTTCTACGTCGAGATCGTCGGCAAGGAAGCCGCCCAGTAG
- a CDS encoding FKBP-type peptidyl-prolyl cis-trans isomerase: MSFGQRSFDRQKPEIDFPAHDAPTDLVIEDIIEGTGDEAKPGNTVSTHYVGVAFSTGEEFDASWNRGSPLDFRVGVGQVIQGWDQGLLGMKVGGRRRLEIPSHLAYGPSGAGSAIGPNEALIFVVDLLAVR; encoded by the coding sequence ATGTCCTTCGGACAGCGCAGCTTCGACCGGCAGAAGCCGGAGATCGACTTCCCCGCCCACGACGCCCCCACCGACCTCGTCATCGAGGACATCATCGAGGGGACCGGCGACGAGGCGAAGCCCGGGAACACCGTGTCCACGCACTACGTGGGCGTCGCGTTCTCGACGGGCGAGGAGTTCGATGCGTCCTGGAACCGCGGATCCCCGCTCGACTTCCGCGTCGGCGTGGGCCAGGTCATCCAGGGCTGGGACCAGGGCCTGCTCGGCATGAAGGTCGGCGGGCGCCGCCGCCTGGAGATCCCGTCGCACCTCGCCTACGGGCCGAGCGGTGCGGGCTCGGCGATCGGCCCCAACGAGGCGCTGATCTTCGTGGTGGACCTGCTCGCCGTCCGCTAG
- a CDS encoding helix-turn-helix transcriptional regulator: MSAKRTERLLTLVIMLLSSRRGFTKDELFEEIDLYREATSVAAREKLFDRDKAALREQGIPLESFSEDALFDNDNTVQRYRIDAEDYRLGGVTFQPEEYAVLNLAAGVWDQGSLDSAASRALRKLSSRSTDGGIELTPLIQPRITTDAPYWDVVWQALTSRAPLRFPYRAASTGREEVRTVHPWGMGARFGHWYLVGFDTTRNAERFFRLSRMTGEPVILPGTSDVPPSFDMNQTLSSLSRREPDRTALIAVRPGSCQVLRVRKDTEVLQTGEEWDLLRVPYAAASPMAATVAGLGTNARVREPQELAVEVGRLLDGAYEAAVAAPHGLEITQGVRPAPRRKSSAQDHLLRLLDLVPYLLAHPGAEVGETARKFDVSESQLTKDLDLLFVSGPRHYPDGLMDVNIEDGRIYLTNARDLAEPVKLSMDEACSLIVGLQALRELPGMRNNEAIVSAQTKLTAAAGDAARIGTAVATKLTEDDIDPTLEVLQAALHSRVRVEVDYFVPTRDEITHRLLEPIRIFLHQDTWYLEAWSVDSDGLRNFRLDRIQRAVLTDQPATALVDEESLARDRHAVLPYRSGDTDQAVTLLLEPRARWIAAQYNADAVEELGEDRLAARLKVASSAWIPGLVAGLGGSAAVVAPEQLREETLRWLEAARAHQALA; the protein is encoded by the coding sequence GTGTCCGCCAAACGAACCGAACGCCTCCTCACCCTCGTGATCATGCTGCTGTCGAGCCGCCGCGGGTTCACGAAGGACGAACTGTTCGAGGAGATCGACCTGTACCGCGAGGCGACGTCCGTGGCAGCACGGGAGAAGCTCTTCGACCGGGACAAGGCGGCCCTGCGCGAACAGGGCATCCCGCTCGAATCCTTCAGCGAGGACGCCCTGTTCGACAACGACAACACGGTGCAGCGCTACCGGATCGACGCTGAGGACTACCGCCTCGGCGGAGTCACCTTCCAGCCCGAGGAGTACGCCGTCCTGAACCTCGCCGCCGGCGTGTGGGACCAGGGCTCCCTCGACTCCGCGGCATCCCGTGCCCTGCGCAAGCTCAGCTCCCGCAGCACCGACGGCGGCATCGAGCTCACGCCCCTCATCCAGCCGCGCATTACCACCGACGCGCCCTACTGGGACGTCGTGTGGCAGGCCCTCACCTCCCGGGCGCCCCTCCGCTTCCCGTACCGCGCGGCCAGCACCGGACGCGAGGAGGTCCGCACCGTCCACCCGTGGGGGATGGGCGCGCGCTTCGGCCACTGGTACCTGGTGGGCTTCGACACCACGCGGAACGCCGAACGCTTCTTCCGCCTCTCCCGCATGACGGGCGAGCCGGTGATCCTGCCGGGCACGTCCGACGTCCCGCCGTCCTTCGACATGAACCAGACACTCTCCTCGCTCTCGCGCCGCGAACCCGACCGCACGGCTCTCATCGCCGTGCGCCCCGGTTCGTGCCAGGTGCTCCGGGTCCGGAAGGACACGGAGGTCCTGCAGACGGGGGAGGAGTGGGACCTCCTGCGGGTACCGTACGCGGCGGCCAGCCCCATGGCGGCCACGGTGGCGGGACTCGGCACCAACGCGAGGGTGCGCGAGCCCCAGGAGCTCGCCGTGGAGGTCGGGCGGCTGCTCGACGGCGCCTACGAGGCTGCCGTCGCCGCACCGCACGGCCTCGAGATCACCCAGGGCGTGCGGCCCGCGCCGCGCCGGAAGTCCTCCGCCCAGGACCATCTGCTCCGCCTGCTGGACCTCGTGCCCTACCTCCTGGCGCACCCTGGCGCGGAGGTGGGCGAGACGGCGCGGAAGTTCGACGTCAGCGAGAGCCAGCTGACCAAGGACCTCGACCTGCTGTTCGTCAGCGGTCCGCGCCACTACCCCGACGGCCTGATGGACGTGAACATCGAGGACGGCCGCATCTACCTCACCAACGCACGCGACCTCGCGGAGCCCGTGAAGCTGAGCATGGACGAGGCCTGCTCCCTGATCGTCGGGCTCCAGGCGCTGCGCGAGCTGCCCGGCATGCGCAACAACGAGGCGATCGTGAGCGCCCAGACGAAGCTCACCGCCGCCGCGGGCGATGCCGCCCGCATCGGCACCGCGGTGGCGACGAAGCTGACGGAGGACGATATCGACCCCACGCTCGAGGTGCTGCAGGCCGCCCTGCACTCCCGGGTCCGGGTGGAGGTCGACTACTTCGTGCCCACGCGCGACGAGATCACGCACCGCCTGCTCGAGCCCATCAGGATCTTCCTGCACCAGGACACCTGGTACCTCGAGGCGTGGAGCGTGGACTCGGACGGGCTGCGCAACTTCCGCCTGGACCGCATCCAGCGCGCGGTACTGACGGACCAGCCGGCCACGGCCCTCGTGGACGAGGAGTCCCTCGCCCGGGACCGGCACGCGGTCCTGCCGTACCGGTCCGGTGACACGGACCAGGCCGTCACGCTCCTGCTGGAGCCGCGTGCGCGCTGGATCGCCGCCCAGTACAACGCGGACGCCGTCGAGGAACTCGGCGAGGACCGCCTGGCGGCGCGTCTCAAGGTCGCATCGAGCGCCTGGATCCCGGGCCTGGTGGCAGGACTCGGTGGGTCCGCCGCGGTCGTCGCACCGGAGCAGCTGCGCGAGGAGACCCTCCGCTGGCTGGAGGCAGCCAGGGCGCACCAGGCCCTGGCCTAG
- the tatA gene encoding Sec-independent protein translocase subunit TatA, whose protein sequence is MRLEGWHIVIIIVLAIVLFGAPKLPGLARSVGQSLRIFKSEVKQMKDENNTPDAGTDPVEGRVVNNPVPQATTQTYAPTYQAPVQHPGQPGQSPHPADGRADGHTAAGPSQHGSSPSTSQ, encoded by the coding sequence ATGAGGCTCGAAGGCTGGCACATCGTCATCATCATCGTTCTTGCGATCGTCCTGTTCGGCGCACCGAAGCTGCCGGGCCTGGCGCGCAGCGTGGGGCAGTCACTGCGGATCTTCAAGTCCGAGGTGAAGCAGATGAAGGACGAGAACAACACCCCGGACGCCGGGACCGATCCCGTCGAGGGCCGCGTGGTCAACAACCCCGTCCCACAGGCCACCACGCAGACCTACGCGCCCACGTACCAGGCGCCCGTGCAGCACCCGGGGCAGCCCGGGCAGTCACCCCACCCGGCCGACGGCCGCGCTGACGGCCACACCGCGGCCGGCCCCTCGCAGCACGGCAGTTCCCCCTCGACCAGCCAGTAG
- the tatC gene encoding twin-arginine translocase subunit TatC: protein MALKEHLREARNRLFKSAIAVILGTVAGFFVYEPVLRALAAPIIAINAQDGRTASLNFDSAASPFDLLIQVSVFLGLVLSSPVWLYQLWAFITPGLKTKERRIALAFIAVAVPLFLAGIYLAWLILPNAVRVLTEFTPEDFSNYISVTVYFTFVLRLMLAFGIAFLLPVVLVGLNMVGLVSGRQILKAWRITVFLVCLFAAMAAPGGDALSMFYLAVPLLLLFFIAIGLCLLNDKRRARRSAAREAAVEATADTASPLDAL from the coding sequence ATGGCCCTGAAGGAGCATCTGCGGGAGGCGCGCAACCGACTCTTCAAGTCCGCCATCGCGGTCATCCTCGGGACGGTCGCCGGGTTCTTCGTCTACGAACCGGTGCTGCGTGCGCTGGCCGCACCGATCATCGCGATCAACGCCCAGGACGGCAGGACGGCGTCGCTGAACTTCGACAGCGCCGCCTCGCCGTTCGACCTACTCATCCAGGTCTCCGTGTTCCTCGGCCTGGTGCTCTCCAGCCCTGTCTGGCTGTACCAGCTGTGGGCGTTCATCACGCCGGGCCTGAAGACCAAGGAGCGCCGGATCGCACTGGCGTTCATCGCCGTCGCCGTCCCGCTCTTCCTCGCGGGCATCTACCTGGCCTGGCTGATCCTGCCCAACGCGGTGCGCGTGCTGACCGAGTTCACGCCGGAGGACTTCTCCAACTACATCAGCGTCACCGTGTACTTCACGTTCGTCCTGCGCCTCATGCTCGCGTTCGGCATCGCCTTCCTGCTGCCCGTGGTGCTGGTGGGCCTGAACATGGTGGGTCTGGTCTCCGGCAGGCAGATCCTCAAGGCGTGGCGGATCACCGTGTTCCTGGTCTGCCTGTTCGCCGCGATGGCAGCACCGGGCGGCGACGCGCTGAGCATGTTCTACCTGGCGGTGCCGCTGCTGCTGCTGTTCTTCATCGCGATCGGGCTATGCCTGCTCAACGACAAGCGCCGCGCCCGGCGTTCCGCCGCCCGTGAAGCCGCCGTCGAGGCCACCGCCGACACCGCATCCCCCCTCGACGCCCTCTAG
- a CDS encoding DEAD/DEAH box helicase, translating to MTTPAERYAAAKARTERSRTQLFQFAQTLGFELDPFQQEACTALEAGRGVLVAAPTGAGKTVVGEFAVFMALQQGLKAFYTTPIKALSNQKYSELAAVHGADRVGLLTGDTSINGDADVIVMTTEVLRNMLYANSDALDNLGYVVMDEVHYLADRFRGAVWEEVIIHLPTEVKLVSLSATVSNAEEFGAWLDTVRGDTDVVVSEHRPVPLWQHVMVGQNLIDLFAGDVAFDEAAPAGAGSGARDQYDVNPELLELASNEIRLNQRANWGGGGRRGRQRNGRGGPPQVSAVRRATRPQVISALDRADLLPAITFIFSRAGCEAAVTQCLHAGLWLTTEDERDEISETIDQATLDIPRDDLEILGFWTWREGLIRGFTAHHAGMLPTFKEIVERLFAAGLVKAVFATETLALGVNMPARTVVLEKLDKFNGEAHVDVTAGEYTQLTGRAGRRGIDVEGHAVVLWQPGTDPGAVAGLASRRTYPLNSSFRPTYNMSINLMAQFGQERSREILETSFAQFQADRSVVGLAKQVRSREESLKGYEKSMTCHLGDFREYANLRRELTDLESRASRDRSRTLRSAAETSLEALRPGDVIDVPGGRSQGYAVVLDSDTSREPRPTVLTLETQIRRVGVQDLDGPVEVLSRVRIPKHFSARSPKDRRDLTSSLRNALEEKRPPRRGADRVSAGHSASAAAEERAITELRRRLRAHPCHGCSEREQHARWAERWWKLRRETDNLAGQIRGRTNTIAKTFDRVSEVLGHYGYLEYTDEGVSVSASGQKLRRIYGEKDLLIALCIEQGAFSDLDAAELAALTTVLVYQAKREERGVRPVMPSVSLEGSVETIIRQWSQLNDVEEQHRLPVTSEPELSLVWPMFKWAQGRSLQAALSGTELAAGDFVRWSKQVIDLLDQMAKVPDLPGNLQQTCARAIRLVRRGVVAYSNISE from the coding sequence ATGACCACCCCCGCGGAGAGATACGCCGCTGCAAAGGCCCGGACAGAGCGCTCACGGACCCAGCTGTTCCAGTTCGCGCAGACCCTCGGCTTCGAGCTCGACCCGTTCCAGCAGGAGGCCTGCACGGCCCTCGAGGCAGGCCGGGGAGTGCTCGTCGCGGCGCCGACGGGCGCCGGCAAGACGGTGGTCGGCGAGTTCGCCGTCTTCATGGCGCTGCAGCAGGGCCTGAAGGCCTTCTACACCACGCCCATCAAGGCCCTCAGCAACCAGAAGTACTCGGAACTGGCTGCGGTGCATGGCGCCGACCGCGTGGGGCTGCTCACGGGTGACACGAGCATCAACGGTGATGCGGACGTGATCGTGATGACCACCGAGGTCCTGCGGAACATGCTGTACGCGAACTCGGACGCCCTCGACAACCTCGGCTACGTGGTGATGGACGAGGTGCACTACCTCGCCGACCGGTTCCGCGGGGCGGTGTGGGAGGAAGTGATCATCCACCTGCCCACCGAGGTCAAACTGGTCTCCCTCAGCGCCACGGTGTCCAACGCGGAGGAGTTCGGCGCCTGGCTCGACACCGTCCGCGGGGACACGGACGTGGTCGTGTCCGAGCACCGCCCGGTCCCGCTGTGGCAGCACGTCATGGTCGGGCAGAACCTCATCGACCTGTTCGCCGGTGACGTCGCCTTCGACGAGGCGGCACCCGCCGGGGCGGGGAGCGGCGCCCGGGACCAGTACGACGTGAATCCCGAGCTGCTGGAACTGGCGAGCAACGAGATCCGGCTGAACCAGCGGGCGAACTGGGGCGGCGGCGGGCGGCGCGGCCGGCAGCGCAACGGCCGCGGCGGCCCTCCGCAGGTGAGCGCGGTACGGCGCGCCACCCGGCCCCAGGTGATCAGCGCCCTGGACCGCGCGGACCTGCTGCCCGCCATCACCTTCATCTTCTCCCGGGCCGGGTGCGAGGCCGCCGTGACCCAGTGCTTGCACGCCGGGCTCTGGCTGACCACGGAGGACGAACGCGACGAGATCAGCGAGACCATCGATCAGGCCACGCTGGACATCCCCCGCGACGACCTCGAGATCCTCGGATTCTGGACGTGGCGGGAGGGCCTGATCCGCGGCTTCACGGCGCACCATGCCGGGATGCTGCCCACCTTCAAGGAGATCGTCGAGCGCCTGTTCGCCGCAGGCCTCGTGAAGGCGGTCTTCGCCACCGAGACACTCGCGCTCGGCGTGAACATGCCCGCCCGGACCGTCGTGCTCGAGAAGCTCGACAAGTTCAACGGCGAGGCGCACGTGGACGTGACGGCGGGGGAGTACACGCAGCTCACCGGCCGCGCCGGACGACGCGGCATCGACGTCGAGGGCCACGCCGTCGTCCTGTGGCAACCGGGCACGGACCCCGGCGCCGTCGCAGGGCTCGCCTCACGGCGCACCTACCCGCTGAACTCGAGCTTCCGGCCGACCTACAACATGAGCATCAACCTCATGGCGCAGTTCGGGCAGGAGCGTTCACGCGAGATCCTCGAGACGTCCTTCGCCCAGTTCCAGGCGGACCGGTCCGTCGTCGGGCTCGCCAAGCAGGTGCGCAGCCGGGAGGAATCGCTCAAGGGCTACGAGAAGTCCATGACCTGCCACCTCGGGGACTTCCGCGAGTACGCGAACCTCAGGCGCGAGCTGACCGACCTGGAGTCGCGGGCGTCGCGGGACCGGTCGCGGACCCTGCGCTCCGCCGCGGAGACCTCGCTGGAGGCCCTCCGTCCGGGCGACGTGATCGACGTCCCGGGCGGGCGGAGCCAGGGCTACGCCGTGGTCCTCGACAGCGACACGTCCCGTGAACCGCGGCCCACGGTCCTCACCCTCGAGACGCAGATCCGGCGCGTCGGCGTCCAGGACCTCGACGGCCCCGTGGAGGTCCTCTCCCGTGTCCGCATCCCGAAGCACTTCAGCGCGCGCAGCCCGAAGGACCGCCGCGACCTGACCTCGTCCCTGCGCAACGCGCTCGAGGAGAAGCGACCGCCCCGGCGGGGCGCAGACCGGGTCTCGGCCGGGCACTCCGCATCCGCCGCCGCGGAGGAGCGCGCGATCACGGAGCTCCGCCGGCGCCTCCGCGCCCACCCCTGCCACGGGTGCAGCGAGCGGGAGCAGCACGCCCGCTGGGCCGAGCGGTGGTGGAAGCTGCGCCGGGAGACCGACAACCTCGCCGGGCAGATCCGGGGGCGCACGAACACGATCGCCAAGACCTTCGACCGAGTCTCGGAGGTCCTCGGCCACTACGGGTACCTGGAGTACACCGACGAGGGCGTGTCCGTCAGCGCATCGGGGCAGAAGCTCCGCCGCATCTACGGTGAGAAGGACCTCCTGATCGCGCTGTGCATCGAGCAGGGGGCATTCAGCGACCTCGACGCCGCCGAGCTCGCCGCCCTGACCACCGTGCTGGTCTACCAGGCGAAGCGCGAGGAGCGGGGCGTGCGGCCCGTCATGCCGAGCGTCTCGCTCGAGGGCTCCGTCGAGACGATCATCCGGCAGTGGTCCCAGCTCAACGACGTCGAGGAGCAGCACCGGCTCCCCGTCACCAGCGAACCCGAGCTGTCGCTCGTCTGGCCGATGTTCAAGTGGGCGCAGGGCCGGTCCCTGCAGGCAGCCCTGAGCGGCACCGAACTCGCGGCCGGTGACTTCGTGCGCTGGTCCAAGCAGGTCATCGACCTCCTCGATCAGATGGCGAAGGTGCCGGACCTGCCGGGCAACCTGCAGCAGACCTGCGCGCGGGCCATCAGGCTGGTGCGCCGCGGCGTGGTGGCATACTCGAACATCAGTGAGTAG